The following coding sequences are from one Prochlorococcus sp. MIT 0604 window:
- a CDS encoding glycosyltransferase family 2 protein, whose amino-acid sequence MGKGFYKNRRLKSFIFFSACFLVAFIPHANNIENFFYIILTLSFVIVFYGLIVISRNFKRNNVLNTVSRRISNKDLPVLDILVAARDEENVISRLVERLFSLDYPTNKLNIYIIDDGSSDKTPLILDRLSRQYDKLKVISRSPNAGGGKSGALNYALKFTHGEWLLVLDADAELKQDSLIRLFSFVEEGDWSAVQLRKSVTNVSKNFLTSCQSMEMAMDAIFQYGRLSVAGVSELRGNGQLIKKETLLACGSFNEDTVTDDLDLSLRLLLSKSRIGILWDPPVMEEAVENLNALLAQRQRWAEGGLQRFFDYGDQLFTNKIDYLQKFDLTYFFILQYALPIISIFDLVFSIAFLDSPIYWPISFTAFMLSGIAFWYGSSCKSEVPVLQKSNFLMVFVSVFYLSHWFLVIPWVTIKMSIFPKKILWRKTLHTGV is encoded by the coding sequence ATGGGTAAGGGTTTTTATAAAAATCGAAGATTGAAGTCGTTTATATTTTTTAGTGCTTGTTTTTTAGTAGCTTTTATTCCTCATGCTAACAATATCGAAAATTTCTTTTACATAATATTGACTCTTTCTTTTGTGATTGTTTTTTACGGTTTAATAGTTATTTCTAGAAATTTCAAAAGGAACAACGTTTTAAATACTGTAAGCAGAAGAATTAGCAATAAAGATTTACCTGTGCTTGATATTTTAGTCGCAGCTAGAGATGAAGAGAATGTTATATCAAGATTAGTTGAAAGATTATTTAGTTTAGATTATCCAACAAATAAATTAAATATTTACATAATCGATGATGGTAGTTCTGATAAGACGCCTTTAATTTTAGATCGATTATCTAGACAATATGACAAGCTAAAAGTCATAAGTCGTTCTCCAAATGCAGGAGGAGGAAAGTCAGGAGCTTTGAATTATGCCTTGAAATTTACCCATGGTGAATGGTTATTAGTTTTGGATGCTGATGCTGAATTAAAACAAGATTCTTTGATAAGGTTATTTAGTTTTGTAGAAGAGGGTGATTGGTCTGCAGTTCAACTAAGAAAATCAGTAACAAATGTAAGTAAGAATTTTTTAACTTCCTGTCAGTCAATGGAGATGGCTATGGATGCAATCTTTCAATATGGAAGATTATCAGTTGCTGGAGTTTCCGAATTAAGGGGAAATGGTCAATTAATTAAGAAAGAAACATTATTAGCATGTGGTTCTTTTAATGAAGATACAGTTACAGATGATCTTGATTTGAGTTTAAGATTATTATTATCAAAATCTAGAATTGGTATCTTATGGGATCCTCCTGTTATGGAGGAGGCAGTTGAGAATTTAAATGCTTTATTAGCGCAAAGGCAAAGATGGGCAGAGGGGGGTTTGCAAAGATTCTTCGATTATGGAGATCAATTATTTACTAATAAAATTGATTATTTGCAGAAATTTGATTTAACTTACTTTTTCATCTTGCAATATGCATTACCAATCATTTCTATCTTTGATTTAGTTTTCAGTATTGCTTTTTTAGATTCACCAATTTACTGGCCTATTTCATTTACGGCTTTTATGTTATCTGGAATTGCTTTTTGGTACGGTTCTTCTTGTAAAAGTGAAGTCCCCGTATTGCAAAAAAGCAATTTTTTGATGGTATTTGTATCGGTTTTTTATCTATCACATTGGTTTTTAGTAATCCCTTGGGTAACTATAAAGATGTCTATTTTTCCCAAAAAGATACTCTGGCGAAAGACTCTTCATACTGGAGTTTAA
- a CDS encoding SpoIID/LytB domain-containing protein gives MKLKFAFLNLFLGCISILITNTRFISNAKGEELLKVELHNEIKKGKFLIGLKQYLGGENDSFSEKKNINFTTNKGFLNLISSNGIKHKSKQINITWADIPVKNPKTIERIVFGPFASYESAKKQSEKLRDKGFETTVAYPKNWEVWIPFQYDLPEFELKNKISRKIKNFQITPVLRNDYSGMKLEGPIYIYSEEQIKINGVNFGKNFYLIKDLYGTWTLVQKIEFDDYLAGVLPYEIGPNSPLEALKAQAVIARTWGIFNSDRFNMDKYHLCVSTQCQVYKPSEISYKNVKKAIDETSNLILTHENQPINAFYHGSNGGVSSTAGESWQIQDYSYFNSIIDGSKSLNKIFKLPITNASYLNNFLDFDKEQFYGSNHSLFRWNKKISSLEIKEKLIKNKLININEDVLDLNSIERGSSGRVTKLEIQMDKGNKSIVLVKDDIRRVLNFIPSNLFTINKLNDDLWLLRGGGFGHGVGLSQSGAIEMAKLGFSYEQILNHYYRNAKLKKFEILSQWKLSN, from the coding sequence ATGAAACTTAAATTTGCCTTTTTAAACTTATTTTTAGGCTGTATTTCTATTTTAATAACAAACACTAGATTTATTTCAAATGCAAAAGGAGAAGAATTGCTAAAGGTTGAACTCCATAACGAAATTAAAAAAGGAAAATTTTTAATTGGTTTAAAGCAATATTTAGGCGGGGAGAATGATAGTTTTTCGGAGAAAAAGAATATAAACTTTACAACTAATAAAGGTTTTTTAAACTTGATATCGTCCAACGGTATTAAACATAAATCAAAACAGATAAATATTACCTGGGCGGATATTCCCGTCAAAAATCCAAAAACAATTGAAAGAATTGTTTTTGGTCCTTTTGCTAGCTATGAATCAGCAAAAAAACAATCAGAGAAACTAAGAGATAAAGGATTTGAGACGACTGTTGCCTATCCTAAAAATTGGGAAGTATGGATTCCATTTCAATATGATCTGCCAGAGTTTGAATTAAAAAATAAGATTTCCAGAAAAATAAAAAATTTTCAAATTACTCCTGTTCTTAGAAATGACTACAGTGGTATGAAACTTGAAGGTCCTATATATATTTATTCTGAAGAGCAAATAAAAATTAATGGTGTAAATTTTGGCAAAAATTTTTATTTAATAAAGGATTTATATGGAACTTGGACCTTAGTTCAAAAAATCGAATTTGATGACTATTTGGCAGGTGTTTTGCCATATGAAATTGGACCGAATTCTCCTTTAGAAGCACTCAAGGCTCAAGCAGTTATTGCAAGAACTTGGGGCATATTTAATTCTGATAGATTTAATATGGATAAATATCATTTATGCGTTAGCACTCAATGCCAAGTTTATAAGCCATCTGAAATTTCATATAAAAACGTAAAAAAAGCCATAGACGAAACTTCAAATTTAATTCTAACTCATGAAAATCAACCAATAAATGCTTTTTACCATGGTTCTAATGGTGGAGTATCTTCTACTGCAGGCGAGTCTTGGCAAATTCAAGATTATTCTTATTTCAATTCAATCATTGATGGTTCTAAATCATTAAATAAAATTTTTAAACTTCCAATTACAAATGCATCTTATTTAAATAATTTTTTAGATTTTGATAAAGAACAGTTTTATGGGAGTAATCATTCTCTTTTTCGATGGAATAAGAAAATTTCTAGTCTTGAAATTAAAGAAAAGTTAATTAAAAACAAACTTATAAATATTAATGAAGATGTTTTGGATTTAAATTCTATTGAACGTGGGTCTAGTGGCAGAGTGACAAAATTGGAAATACAAATGGACAAGGGTAATAAATCTATTGTTCTTGTTAAAGATGATATTCGACGGGTATTAAATTTTATACCTAGTAATTTGTTTACTATTAATAAATTAAATGATGATTTATGGCTTTTGAGAGGAGGAGGCTTCGGTCATGGTGTAGGTTTATCTCAGTCAGGAGCGATTGAAATGGCTAAATTAGGATTCTCTTATGAACAAATATTGAATCATTACTATCGAAATGCAAAACTAAAAAAATTTGAGATATTGTCTCAATGGAAGTTAAGTAATTAA
- the rpmI gene encoding 50S ribosomal protein L35: protein MSKLKTRKSAAKRFKATATGKFMRRRAFHNHLLDHKSSKLKRHLSTKAVVDERDADNVKLMIPYA from the coding sequence ATGTCTAAACTAAAAACTCGTAAATCAGCTGCCAAAAGATTTAAAGCTACTGCGACGGGTAAATTCATGAGAAGAAGAGCTTTCCATAATCATTTACTTGATCATAAAAGCTCAAAATTAAAAAGACATCTTTCAACAAAAGCCGTAGTTGATGAAAGAGATGCTGATAATGTAAAATTAATGATTCCATACGCATAA
- the rplT gene encoding 50S ribosomal protein L20 has protein sequence MARVKRGNIARKRRNKILNLAKGFRGGNKNLFRTANQRVMKALCNAYRDRRRRKRDFRRLWISRINASARINGTNYSKLINGMKNSEIIINRKMLAQLALNDPKCFEKIVSSLSK, from the coding sequence ATGGCACGGGTAAAAAGAGGCAACATAGCCAGAAAAAGAAGAAACAAAATCTTAAATCTTGCAAAAGGTTTTAGAGGCGGCAACAAAAATCTTTTCAGAACCGCAAACCAAAGAGTGATGAAAGCTCTTTGTAATGCTTATAGGGATAGAAGAAGAAGAAAAAGAGATTTTAGAAGACTTTGGATCTCTAGAATTAACGCATCTGCGAGGATAAATGGAACAAACTATAGCAAGTTAATAAATGGGATGAAAAATTCAGAGATTATCATTAACAGAAAAATGCTTGCTCAATTAGCCTTAAACGATCCTAAGTGTTTTGAAAAAATTGTTTCTTCCTTAAGTAAGTAG
- a CDS encoding tetratricopeptide repeat protein: MEISSFQSYLIILFVVLIIISIFVFRQFLKTRSEELNLIKFEQKGLDSLTQATELYEFGSIQIKKRLYSEATKTFLKAIENYENEPDEAKAIINNALGFSYAAQNEFKKAIKHYKSAIKSLPEYPIALNNLASAQQRLLEYDLAYETYQKVLVIDPKNKTAIKKSKELEKRNNYAPYKGIKDKGF; encoded by the coding sequence ATGGAAATATCTTCCTTTCAATCTTATTTAATAATTCTTTTTGTTGTATTGATAATAATTTCTATTTTTGTATTCAGACAATTTTTAAAAACAAGAAGTGAAGAATTAAATTTAATAAAATTCGAGCAGAAAGGGTTAGATTCTCTAACTCAAGCTACAGAATTATATGAATTTGGGTCTATTCAGATAAAAAAAAGACTATATTCTGAAGCTACTAAAACTTTTTTAAAAGCAATTGAAAATTATGAAAATGAACCTGATGAAGCCAAAGCGATAATAAATAATGCTTTAGGATTTTCTTATGCTGCTCAAAATGAATTTAAGAAAGCAATTAAACACTACAAATCTGCAATAAAATCACTTCCAGAATATCCTATAGCCCTAAATAACCTCGCATCAGCACAACAGCGTTTACTTGAGTACGACTTGGCATATGAAACTTATCAAAAGGTTTTGGTGATAGATCCAAAAAACAAAACAGCAATTAAAAAAAGTAAGGAGTTAGAAAAAAGAAACAATTATGCACCTTATAAAGGTATTAAAGATAAGGGATTCTAA